Genomic segment of Methanolobus mangrovi:
ATGGTAAAAAGGCGGGTCCTGCATTAGGGGCCCCAAAGACGACCGCAGGTATGAAGGCCCTGCTAGGTGATCCTAAAAAAGCTATCATAAAGCTGGCATTGCCAATGATGCTTGGCATGTCTGTTCAGACACTATATAATCTCGTAGATACTTTCTGGGTTTCCGGACTTGGCTCAGATGCTCTTGCAGCAGTTGGTTTTGTATTCCCCTTCTTCTTTGTGATCATTGCACTTTCAAACGGTCTGGGAGTCGGCGCCGGTTCAGCCATATCCCGAAGGCTTGGCTCAAAGGACAAAACAGGTGCGGACAATGTTGCAGTTCACACGATGATACTGATGCTTTTGATGTCCGCTGTTTTCACTCTTACACTCTTCACATTTGCAGAACCGATATTTGCTATGATCGGTGCCGGCAAGACAACTGCAATGGCAACTTCCTATGGTCGTATTATCTTCGGAGGCAGTATTCTGCTCTTCTTTACCAATGTTGCAAATGCGATACTTCGCAGTGAAGGCGACACTAAAAGGGCTATGAATGCTATGATATTCGGCTCTGTTCTGAATATAGTACTTGATCCTATCTTCATTTACCAGTTTAAGATGGGCGTTGCTGGTGCTGCCTGGGCTACGGTTCTATCAATGGGAGTAACTGCAGTTATGATGTCCAGCTGGCTTTTCTTTAAAAAGGATACTTACCTTTCCTTTGATTTTAAGGATTTCAATTTCGAAAAGGATATCCTCAAGGATATATCAAAGGTTGGCATTCCTGCTTCTGTGCAGCAGGCATCCATGGCTCTTATGATGCTTGTGATGAATGTCATAATAATAGCCGTCAGTAACACCGACGGAGTGGCAGTTTACACTGTTGGATGGCGTGTTGCAACAATAGCTCTTGCTCCACTCATTGGTATTTCGACTGCTGTTGTGACAATGGTCGGTTTTTCATATGGGGAAGGTTCGTATGATAAAGTATCCTTTTCTCACATATATGCAATGAAGATGGGCCTTCTTGTCGAGACGGTAATTGCTCTTTTTACCTTTGTTCTGGCTCCACAGATAGCTTACGCATTTACCCTTTCAGAAAGTGCTTCCCATATCACGGACGACCTTATTATATTTCTCCGAATAATTTGTATATTCTACCCTACGGTTTCCCTCGGAATGATTTCATCCTCTCTTTTCCAGGGTGTGGGAAAAGGACTCTATGCACTAATTGCAACGATACTGCGTGCTGTCATATTCGTACCATTGTTCGCAGTTTTCTTTGCCTTTAATCTGGACATGGGACTTATAGGTGTCTGGTGGGGGATGGTTGTAGGTAATATCATGGGCTCATTGTTCATCTTTGTGTGGGCAAGAGGTTACGTCGGAAAATTATTGAAGACGTTGGTTCCCATAGACATTCCCCACAAATTGCCCGATCACGAGGAATTAAGGGTCTAATGTACGTTTTCTAACATAGATTCTCTCACCCATTTATTTTTTTAAGAGGGTATTTATAAATATGGTTGAATTATTTATTCGAATATCTGATTATGAGGATATTTGATCAACATGTCAAGATTAATGAAAACGATAATTTTCCTGATCATTTTATTTATTGTCCAGATCGGGATAACAAGTGCGACTAGCGAATACGCTGCAGAAGAGCAGCAGATGCTTGATCTTATCAATGGGGAAAGAGCGATATATGGTCTTGAACCACTGAGGTTCAATGCGGTTTTAAATGACGTTGCAAGTGAACATAGCAAAGAAATGATAGAGTTGGATTATTTTTCACATGATTCCTATGATGGTACTTCTTTTTCAGAAAGGCTCGCAAACGCAGGCTATGATATGGTATATGTGGGCGAGAATATTGCGTTGCGCTATCCTCCGGACCTTGTAGCAGCCCACGAAGGCCTTATGGCTTCACCGGGGCACAGGGCAAACATACTGAGTCCCAATTACAATGAGATTGGCATCGGTATCTGGGTTGGTGAATACTCCGGTTACGACAATGCTGCCATGTATACGCAGAATTTTGGATGGGGTGATTCCACCACTACGGCTTTACAGGTGATGCGCCTAAGTCCGACTGACTCTATAATTGAATCGGATAAATCTGCCCGGACATTTTCCATCGGGACGAACGTAGAATGTGATATTATCTGGTCACTTAAAGGAGAGACCATAAAGGTCGATAGTGATGTGTTATCTTCTTATTGTGAACTGGTTCCTCCGGCAGGTGGGACTTATCAGGTAAAGGCAACAGCATCAGGCTCTGCTCAAAATGTAGTGACAGAGTGGACCTGGCTTGTAGTGGAAGAAACTGTCATGCTAAAAGGAGATGCTAACAACGATGGTTTGATAAACATTCTTGATTTCAGTGCATTTGCGAAGGTTTATAATAGCACAACTACTGGAACCAGCAAATGGGCAGATTTCAATGATGACGGTATGATAAACATTCTTGATTTTAGCGCATTTGCGAAGGTCTATAATAAATAGTCTGGAATTACCTTTTTCCACTACATTTCAAAAGATATTTAATGTACACAGGGATATATTCAATAATGTCCTGTGTATCCCATATTTCTATTTTATGGATATTACATCGAACAGGTAACAAATGATATGGAGATATCCATGGCAGCCAGATCCAGTAAAATAACAGGTCAGGAGACTGACCCTGAATCCGTAAAAGGGAGTGCAGTGGAAGAAGGCACACTTCTTTT
This window contains:
- a CDS encoding CAP domain-containing protein; translated protein: MSRLMKTIIFLIILFIVQIGITSATSEYAAEEQQMLDLINGERAIYGLEPLRFNAVLNDVASEHSKEMIELDYFSHDSYDGTSFSERLANAGYDMVYVGENIALRYPPDLVAAHEGLMASPGHRANILSPNYNEIGIGIWVGEYSGYDNAAMYTQNFGWGDSTTTALQVMRLSPTDSIIESDKSARTFSIGTNVECDIIWSLKGETIKVDSDVLSSYCELVPPAGGTYQVKATASGSAQNVVTEWTWLVVEETVMLKGDANNDGLINILDFSAFAKVYNSTTTGTSKWADFNDDGMINILDFSAFAKVYNK
- a CDS encoding MATE family efflux transporter, with translation MNNATNGKKAGPALGAPKTTAGMKALLGDPKKAIIKLALPMMLGMSVQTLYNLVDTFWVSGLGSDALAAVGFVFPFFFVIIALSNGLGVGAGSAISRRLGSKDKTGADNVAVHTMILMLLMSAVFTLTLFTFAEPIFAMIGAGKTTAMATSYGRIIFGGSILLFFTNVANAILRSEGDTKRAMNAMIFGSVLNIVLDPIFIYQFKMGVAGAAWATVLSMGVTAVMMSSWLFFKKDTYLSFDFKDFNFEKDILKDISKVGIPASVQQASMALMMLVMNVIIIAVSNTDGVAVYTVGWRVATIALAPLIGISTAVVTMVGFSYGEGSYDKVSFSHIYAMKMGLLVETVIALFTFVLAPQIAYAFTLSESASHITDDLIIFLRIICIFYPTVSLGMISSSLFQGVGKGLYALIATILRAVIFVPLFAVFFAFNLDMGLIGVWWGMVVGNIMGSLFIFVWARGYVGKLLKTLVPIDIPHKLPDHEELRV